A genomic region of Brienomyrus brachyistius isolate T26 chromosome 6, BBRACH_0.4, whole genome shotgun sequence contains the following coding sequences:
- the LOC125744912 gene encoding probable G-protein coupled receptor 153: protein MRDEAFDDSALAWLVCSGVSILANGWAILSISAKQKKWKPLEFLLCMLAGTHILNMGIPVTMYSVIQLRRHYSTYEWNEGLCKVFVSTFYTLTLVTCFSVTSLSYHRMWMVRWPVNYRLSNTKKQAVHTVMGIWMVSFILSTLPAVGWHDTTERFYAQDCRFIVTEIGLGFGVCFLLLVAGSVAMGVVCIGIALFQTFSMQAGRRVDKNKFNVPTIVVEDAQGKRRSSIDGSEPIKTSLQITYLISGIVFIYDFLTGFPVLVVSFASLKYDRSYDWMVLCVLWCSIAQSALLPMFLWACDRYRADAKTVWEKCVAVMSSDDIDEENSQDGGIHPDLIYDRPFDYSPTADIMTVDHIAKYEFSTLERGYPLREPQEDKMQYLQVPPTRRYSHDESDMWTAGLIPSYLHRWGSTEDMAGIPHNGSPRRDRRRSSLASWHEGSLPRHKRRRSNDGTHSLPRPPPPPRPTDCAEEEPRCFSRDEVISFIDETPLPSPVRSPRRSSIVPEAAEHRIVLLPHFPLTDFEREPHALRRLSDRAALERLRGSPGSGRNGGDVSGKGCHGKPRDGKSAPGSAPPSPASRTGEHGLQGFRTGPCGSDNWPDQKLLPGAEGKRNTNNFISSASVSSGYVAFQPDSIGSSS from the exons ATGAGGGATGAAGCCTTCGATGACAGTGCGCTGGCCTGGCTGGTGTGCTCAGGGGTGTCCATCCTGGCCAATGGCTGGGCCATCCTGAGCATCAGCGCTAAGCAGAAGAAGTGGAAACCCCTGGAGTTCCTACTCTGCATGCTGGCCGGCACCCACATCCTCAACATGGGCATCCCCGTCACCATGTACTCCGTCATCCAGCTGCGCCGCCACTACTCCACCTACGAGTGGAACGAGGGGCTCTGCAAGGTCTTCGTCTCCACCTTCTACACACTCACCCTGGTCACGTGCTTCTCCGTCACCTCCCTCTCCTACCACCGCATGTGGATGGTGCGTTGGCCTGTCAACTACAG GCTGAGCAACACCAAAAAGCAGGCGGTGCACACAGTGATGGGTATCTGGATGGTCTCCTTCATCCTGTCCACACTTCCCGCTGTGGGTTGGCACGACACCACCGAGCGCTTCTATGCCCAGGACTGCCGCTTTATCGTCACGGAGATCGGCCTGGGCTTCGGGGTCTGCTTCTTGCTGCTGGTGGCCGGCAGCGTGGCAATGGGCGTCGTCTGCATCGGCATTGCCCTCTTCCAGACGTTCTCCATGCAGGCGGGCCGCCGCGTGGACAAGAACAAGTTCAACGTGCCCACCATCGTGGTGGAGGACGCCCAGGGAAAGCGGCGCTCCTCCATCGATGGCTCGGAGCCCATCAAGACCTCCCTCCAGATCACCTACCTGATCAGCGGCATCGTCTTCATCTACGACTTCCTCACGGGCTTTCCTGTTCTT GTGGTGAGCTTCGCCAGCCTGAAGTACGACCGTTCCTACGACTGGATGGTGCTGTGTGTGCTCTGGTGCTCCATCGCCCAGTCAGCCCTCCTCCCCATGTTCCTGTGGGCCTGCGACCGTTACCGGGCCGACGCCAAGACCGTGTGGGAGAAGTGTGTGGCAGTCATGTCCAGTGATGACATTGATGAAG AAAACAGCCAGGATGGAGGAATTCATCCGGACTTAATATATGACAGACCATTTGACTATAGCCCCACCGCTGATATCATGACGGTAGACCATATTGCCAAGTATGAATTCTCAACTTTAGAAAGAGGTTATCCATTGCGAGAACCACAGGAAGATAAAATGCAGTATTTGCAG GTGCCCCCTACCAGAAGATACTCCCACGACGAGTCCGACATGTGGACTGCGGGCCTGATCCCGTCCTACCTGCACCGCTGGGGTTCCACGGAGGACATGGCGGGGATCCCCCACAACGGCTCGCCGCGCCGCGACCGCCGGAGGAGCAGCCTGGCCTCCTGGCATGAGGGGAGCCTCCCCCGCCACAAGAGACGGCGGTCCAACGACGGAACGCACTCACTGCCGCGCCCGCCGCCTCCGCCGCGGCCGACAGACTGCGCCGAGGAGGAACCACGCTGCTTCAGTCGGGACGAGGTGATCAGCTTCATCGACGAGACGCCGCTGCCAAGTCCCGTGCGCAGCCCACGCCGATCGTCCATCGTACCCGAGGCGGCCGAGCACCGCATCGTCCTGTTGCCGCACTTTCCGCTCACCGACTTCGAGCGCGAGCCACACGCCCTGCGCCGCCTCTCCGACAGGGCGGCGCTAGAGAGGCTCAGGGGTTCGCCCGGGTCGGGCAGGAATGGGGGGGATGTCTCCGGGAAAGGCTGCCACGGGAAGCCGAGGGACGGGAAGAGTGCGCCGGGGTCCGCGCCCCCGAGCCCAGCCTCGCGGACCGGGGAACACGGGCTCCAGGGATTCAGGACAGGCCCGTGTGGAAGCGACAACTGGCCGGATCAAAAACTCCTGCCTGGAGCCGAGGGAAAACGAAACACGAATAATTTTATAAGCTCCGCTTCAGTGTCCTCTGGATATGTTGCCTTTCAGCCAGATTCTATAGGATCTTCTTCATag